From Paenibacillus sp. PvR098:
TATTCCGTTTGTCTGATGGGAATTTTACATAACAAATAAAAAAAGCATTCCCAAATGGGATGCTTTATCCTGTCCTGAACTATGTTCGCTTACCTGCTCTTGATCAGCAGTTCCACAGCCTCCTGAACCAGCTTGCTGGTGTCTTTACCGGCTTCTTTCTCTTCATGAATGCATTGTTCCAGATTAACCGCAACGATGTAAGCCATGGCTTTATCCACTGCGCTGCGCACCGCCGATAATTGACTGACGACATCCTTACAGTTTTTTTCTTCTTCTATCATCTTCAATACACCGCGAACCTGTCCTTCTACCCGGCGCAGGCGTCTTTTTATGTCATCATCGTAATTCATGATCGTCATCCCCTCATACATATATAGGTACATTATACCCGAACTGGGGAGAACACGCTTTAAATAAATAGGTGGTTTATTAGCACATTAACTTCCCATCTGCATAATGCCTCTCCTATACAGGCCTCATTTTTTATCCGGAATGTTAAGCATTTGAGAGATAGTTACGAAATGTACCCCTTCTTTCTTCAGCTGGGGTATAATCGTATCCAATGATTGGACCATACCGGACAAATTCTGGGTCCAGTGCCCGCCGCTGTGCATGAGAACAATCGCCCCCGGGTGCATATTGCTCATTACGTTTTTATGGACGGTGGCAGCATCAATTAGAGTCCAATCCATCCTTTATATTGAAAAAATGATGGAGAAGCATTTTGACGA
This genomic window contains:
- a CDS encoding metal-sensitive transcriptional regulator → MNYDDDIKRRLRRVEGQVRGVLKMIEEEKNCKDVVSQLSAVRSAVDKAMAYIVAVNLEQCIHEEKEAGKDTSKLVQEAVELLIKSR